From a region of the Chitinophaga caseinilytica genome:
- a CDS encoding SusC/RagA family TonB-linked outer membrane protein: MKFACLRGLVFLTSLLLSISARSQSGPLTGKVISGDDNTPLIEVTIVIKAKKKAVQSDTKGEFSIDAQPGDVLSVSYIGFSPQDIPVGQNRHINIVLASAASKMDEVVVTGYGSAKRSKLTSSIAKLDNKILETGLRSNPAQALAGTIPGVRVATGSGRPGALPSIVLRGGTNFDGSGSPLIIIDGQVRGSMSDINPDDIASVEVLKDASATAIYGARASNGVVLITSKRGKAGSSSISLNAKRGYSYLNSPYEFLNAEDYIRWTRLGVVEAIKNGTLAPSALAAVGPRGTGNLYKDAQGNILDGNYDSRAIWSTMRLTDANRELLNTNDGWKVMTDAVKTNAAGEYDPNGTNAQLLYKNFNYGDYAFKSPAKTQDYNVGMSGGNDRGKYYANIGYYDEEGLPINVFYKRISFTGNGDYKIRDWLTSETGLQYTMANWRDQSLNNGESNYWGRMLSAPPTMRGTNAKGELILGRDASDGNPIVNADKYIRKFQTDKFTLSQALKIDFTKQLYGRVRAILMYDEGFDESFNKDFRTGLLSLTNPNTGWNRDRSSSAGFDRTIRQTYNATLNYKGSLGKHNLDAMAGFEYYDAYNKGVSASGRLAPTDDFMDLGLTLNNNLTQTRGTDSWHNRERIMSGIGNLMYDYDGKYLATFTVRRDGYSRLIGDNQYGTFPAFSVGWLAHEEDFMSSVKDWLSFLKLRASWGMNGNIGIGTANAIGIYELQGSYGTQTPYNGVTGYLQTGIANPKLKWEKSKTVEVGTELGFLNNRITASFAYYNRLTTDKIANILLPTSSGISSIRTNNGSMRNRGFEMEVSGKVIQKKDLSWTVAANASWNKNTIVKLPYNGNDKNRQGGQQVYDPATGGLIWVGGLQEGMEWGDVYGFVSDGIIRNDKDLASYNKIDIAAGETQYGAAAGKRVASQQLITEKGLTNHISTKLGDMMWHDFDKNDTIDYRDMRRLGRSVPRWTGGVNTTVNWKNFRLFARVDFALGHIQQDFMQMWSLGSFQGEFNATTAVKDTWTPENPNAKYPRYTWADQLNTKNYDRPSSMFWVNSSYLCFRDVSLSYSLPASLLKPARITGLTLTVTGQNLGYITNSQLKLPERTGSQNSAYTIPTQLVFGANLTF, encoded by the coding sequence ATGAAATTCGCGTGCTTACGGGGCCTCGTCTTCCTGACCAGCCTCCTCCTCTCCATCTCCGCCCGGTCGCAATCCGGGCCCCTCACCGGGAAGGTCATCTCCGGAGACGATAACACCCCCCTCATCGAGGTTACCATCGTCATCAAAGCCAAAAAGAAAGCCGTTCAATCCGACACAAAAGGCGAATTCTCCATCGATGCGCAACCCGGAGACGTACTCTCCGTTTCCTACATCGGGTTCTCCCCGCAGGATATCCCCGTCGGCCAGAACCGCCACATCAACATCGTCCTCGCCTCCGCCGCCTCCAAAATGGATGAAGTAGTCGTAACCGGCTACGGCAGCGCCAAACGGTCCAAACTCACCTCCAGCATCGCTAAACTCGACAACAAAATCCTCGAGACCGGCCTCCGCTCCAACCCCGCCCAGGCCCTCGCCGGCACCATCCCCGGCGTTCGCGTGGCCACCGGCTCCGGAAGGCCCGGCGCCCTGCCCAGCATCGTGCTCCGCGGCGGCACCAACTTCGACGGGTCCGGCAGTCCTTTAATTATTATCGACGGACAAGTCCGCGGCTCCATGAGCGACATCAACCCGGACGACATCGCTTCCGTCGAAGTCCTCAAAGACGCTTCCGCCACCGCTATTTACGGCGCGCGCGCCTCCAATGGCGTAGTGCTCATCACCTCCAAACGCGGCAAAGCCGGTAGCTCCTCCATCAGCCTCAACGCCAAACGCGGATACAGCTATCTCAACTCCCCTTACGAATTCCTCAACGCGGAAGATTATATCCGCTGGACGCGCCTCGGCGTAGTGGAAGCCATCAAAAACGGCACCCTCGCCCCCTCCGCCCTCGCGGCCGTTGGCCCCCGCGGCACCGGGAACCTCTATAAAGACGCCCAGGGGAACATCCTCGACGGTAATTACGACTCCCGCGCCATATGGTCTACCATGCGCCTCACCGACGCCAACCGCGAACTGCTCAATACCAACGACGGCTGGAAAGTGATGACCGACGCCGTGAAAACCAACGCCGCCGGCGAATACGATCCCAACGGCACCAACGCGCAACTGCTCTATAAGAACTTCAATTACGGCGACTACGCCTTCAAATCGCCCGCCAAAACACAGGATTACAACGTGGGCATGAGCGGCGGCAACGACCGTGGGAAATACTACGCCAACATCGGCTACTACGACGAAGAAGGCCTGCCCATCAACGTTTTCTACAAACGCATTTCCTTTACGGGCAACGGCGATTATAAAATCCGCGACTGGCTGACCTCCGAAACGGGCCTCCAGTACACCATGGCCAACTGGCGCGATCAGAGCCTGAACAACGGCGAATCCAACTACTGGGGCCGCATGCTCTCCGCCCCGCCCACCATGCGCGGCACCAACGCCAAAGGCGAACTCATCCTCGGAAGGGACGCCAGCGACGGCAACCCCATCGTCAATGCCGACAAATACATCCGCAAGTTCCAAACCGATAAATTCACCCTCAGCCAGGCGCTGAAAATCGATTTCACGAAACAACTCTACGGCCGCGTGCGCGCCATCCTCATGTACGACGAGGGCTTCGACGAGTCCTTCAACAAGGATTTCCGCACCGGACTTCTGAGCCTCACCAATCCGAACACCGGCTGGAACCGCGACCGCTCCAGCTCAGCCGGCTTCGACCGCACCATCCGCCAGACGTACAATGCCACGCTCAATTACAAAGGATCCCTCGGCAAGCATAACCTCGACGCAATGGCCGGTTTCGAATATTACGATGCGTATAACAAAGGCGTGTCCGCCAGCGGAAGACTTGCGCCCACAGACGATTTCATGGACCTGGGCCTCACCCTCAACAATAACCTGACCCAAACCCGCGGCACCGATTCCTGGCACAACCGCGAAAGGATCATGTCGGGCATCGGCAACCTGATGTACGACTACGACGGGAAATATCTCGCCACGTTCACCGTGCGCCGCGACGGATATTCCCGCCTCATCGGCGACAACCAGTACGGTACCTTCCCCGCGTTTTCCGTGGGCTGGCTCGCACATGAAGAGGATTTTATGAGCAGCGTGAAAGATTGGCTCTCTTTCCTGAAACTCCGCGCCAGCTGGGGCATGAACGGCAACATCGGCATCGGCACGGCCAACGCCATCGGGATTTATGAGCTCCAGGGCTCGTACGGCACACAAACGCCCTACAACGGCGTTACCGGCTACCTGCAGACCGGCATCGCCAATCCGAAGCTGAAATGGGAAAAATCGAAAACGGTGGAAGTGGGAACGGAGCTCGGGTTCCTCAACAACCGCATCACAGCGTCTTTCGCGTATTACAACAGGCTGACGACCGATAAGATCGCCAACATCCTGCTGCCCACTTCCTCCGGCATTTCCTCCATCCGCACCAACAACGGCAGCATGCGCAACCGCGGGTTCGAGATGGAAGTGAGCGGAAAGGTGATCCAGAAAAAAGACCTGAGCTGGACCGTAGCCGCCAACGCCAGCTGGAACAAGAATACCATCGTGAAACTTCCTTACAACGGCAACGACAAAAACCGCCAGGGTGGCCAGCAAGTGTACGACCCTGCTACCGGCGGGCTCATCTGGGTGGGCGGTTTGCAGGAAGGAATGGAATGGGGCGATGTGTATGGGTTCGTGAGCGATGGGATCATCCGGAACGACAAAGACCTCGCCTCCTACAACAAGATCGACATCGCGGCAGGCGAAACGCAATACGGCGCCGCCGCCGGGAAACGCGTGGCCAGTCAGCAACTCATCACCGAAAAAGGGCTCACCAACCACATCAGCACCAAACTGGGCGATATGATGTGGCACGATTTCGATAAGAACGATACGATCGATTACCGCGATATGCGCAGGCTCGGGCGCTCCGTTCCCCGCTGGACCGGCGGTGTAAATACCACCGTGAACTGGAAGAACTTCCGCCTGTTTGCCCGTGTAGACTTTGCACTGGGGCATATCCAGCAGGATTTTATGCAGATGTGGTCGCTCGGGAGCTTCCAGGGAGAATTTAACGCCACCACGGCGGTGAAAGACACCTGGACGCCGGAGAACCCTAACGCTAAATATCCCCGCTACACCTGGGCCGACCAACTGAACACCAAGAACTACGACCGGCCCAGCAGCATGTTCTGGGTGAATTCCAGCTACCTCTGCTTCCGCGACGTATCCCTCAGCTACAGCCTGCCTGCCAGCCTGCTGAAACCCGCGCGGATCACGGGGCTCACCCTCACGGTAACCGGCCAGAACCTCGGCTACATCACCAACAGCCAGCTGAAACTGCCCGAGCGCACCGGTTCGCAGAACAGTGCCTACACCATCCCAACGCAACTCGTATTCGGCGCCAACCTTACTTTCTAA
- a CDS encoding FadR/GntR family transcriptional regulator: MNLVDLKDSLKTVDTSSLVDKVEANLVALLQDRKLKVGDSIPKELELAEALGVSRTVVREALLRLRMMGLIESKKKKGAVITSPDILDIMGKSMNPYILSEETLKDIFEIRLVLEIGMADLLFQNLRPQDIEDLNNIVNNEPANVGENHIFNISHEIAFHGKLYEITGNATLKKFQKMLLPVFDYVHHSGLLGKQSTVRNFVSHKGLVDILQNGSPELFRNAMRNHLENHFARLFD; this comes from the coding sequence ATGAACCTGGTCGATCTAAAAGACAGTTTAAAGACGGTGGATACCAGTTCGCTGGTAGACAAGGTGGAGGCCAACCTGGTGGCGTTGTTGCAGGACCGGAAGCTGAAAGTGGGGGATTCGATTCCCAAGGAGCTGGAATTGGCCGAGGCATTGGGTGTGAGCCGCACAGTGGTGCGCGAGGCCCTGTTGCGCCTGCGGATGATGGGGCTGATCGAGTCCAAAAAGAAGAAGGGCGCGGTGATCACGAGCCCTGATATCCTGGACATCATGGGCAAAAGCATGAATCCCTACATCCTGAGCGAAGAAACGCTTAAGGATATTTTCGAGATACGTTTGGTGCTGGAGATCGGAATGGCGGATTTGCTGTTTCAGAACCTTCGTCCACAGGATATCGAAGACCTCAACAACATCGTCAACAACGAGCCCGCGAACGTGGGGGAGAACCATATTTTCAACATCAGCCACGAGATCGCTTTCCACGGAAAGTTGTATGAGATCACGGGGAACGCCACGCTGAAGAAGTTCCAGAAAATGCTGTTGCCTGTGTTCGACTACGTGCATCACAGCGGATTGCTCGGTAAGCAGTCTACCGTTCGGAATTTCGTCAGCCACAAGGGTTTGGTGGATATCCTGCAAAACGGTTCCCCGGAGCTTTTCCGCAATGCGATGCGCAATCACCTGGAGAATCATTTCGCCCGGCTTTTCGATTGA
- a CDS encoding DUF2306 domain-containing protein: MNKKAAHPLHYAVRLWFIVICLGQSIFAYYILMQYYRNTALGDLEKWNNVNPHFYDKSDLTGNIIFGLHVALAAVITILGPLQLVPSLRARVPRFHRISGRVYIASAFLVSVAGIYLTWVRGAVGGPVMQVMISANAAIILICAYFAIRSAMERRFKVHQQWAVHLFLGMSGVWMFRVFLMLWLLIHRAPVGFDPKTFTGPFLTVLAVSVYIMPQAIAAWYFGVRGSGPAYQRTVFATFLTLVSLGMAVGSFAATMGMWMPRVME; the protein is encoded by the coding sequence ATGAACAAAAAAGCGGCTCATCCCTTACATTATGCGGTCCGGCTATGGTTTATCGTCATCTGCCTGGGCCAATCCATCTTTGCCTATTACATCCTGATGCAGTATTACCGGAATACGGCGTTGGGGGACCTGGAAAAGTGGAACAACGTCAATCCTCATTTTTACGACAAAAGCGATCTTACCGGCAACATTATTTTCGGGCTGCATGTGGCGCTGGCGGCGGTGATCACCATTTTAGGGCCTTTGCAGCTGGTGCCATCGCTGCGGGCGCGGGTGCCGCGGTTCCACCGGATCAGCGGGCGGGTTTACATCGCATCCGCGTTCCTGGTGAGTGTGGCGGGGATTTACCTTACCTGGGTGCGGGGGGCGGTGGGAGGCCCGGTGATGCAGGTGATGATTAGCGCCAATGCCGCGATCATTCTTATTTGTGCTTATTTCGCGATCAGGAGCGCCATGGAACGGAGGTTCAAGGTGCATCAGCAATGGGCGGTGCATCTTTTCCTGGGGATGAGCGGGGTTTGGATGTTCCGTGTTTTCCTCATGCTTTGGCTGCTGATCCACCGCGCGCCCGTGGGCTTTGATCCCAAAACTTTCACGGGGCCCTTTCTGACGGTGCTGGCGGTGTCCGTATATATTATGCCCCAGGCGATAGCAGCGTGGTACTTCGGCGTGAGGGGTTCCGGCCCCGCTTACCAGCGAACGGTTTTCGCCACTTTCCTGACGCTGGTTTCGCTTGGGATGGCGGTTGGGTCGTTCGCGGCAACGATGGGGATGTGGATGCCGAGGGTGATGGAGTAA
- a CDS encoding Crp/Fnr family transcriptional regulator: MDPYYETLFRYIQQFIEMPESDKDSCRNTFKVLQVKKDTMLETAGKIPQHHNFIVSGFMRKFYVNDNGEEVTVDLNNGPRFFTSWFHFANQTPSGENLHCITDCELLRISKQDADRTVKTSITQKDFTIKLFNQVMDEDKQRMNDLATLTAEQRYLKFMKSSPEIIKNVPLKFIASYLGIKPESLSRIRREIIS; this comes from the coding sequence ATGGACCCCTATTACGAAACGCTTTTCCGGTATATTCAACAATTCATTGAAATGCCCGAATCGGATAAGGATAGTTGCCGGAACACATTCAAGGTTTTGCAGGTGAAAAAAGATACAATGCTGGAAACCGCGGGAAAAATCCCCCAGCATCACAATTTCATCGTTTCGGGGTTCATGCGTAAGTTTTACGTGAACGACAACGGCGAAGAAGTGACGGTTGACCTGAACAACGGACCGCGTTTCTTCACTTCCTGGTTTCATTTCGCCAATCAAACGCCATCCGGCGAAAACCTGCATTGCATTACCGACTGCGAATTGTTGCGGATATCGAAACAGGATGCGGACCGGACGGTGAAAACCAGTATCACGCAGAAGGATTTCACGATAAAGTTGTTTAACCAGGTGATGGATGAAGACAAGCAAAGGATGAACGACCTGGCTACGCTGACCGCCGAACAGCGATATTTGAAATTCATGAAGAGCAGTCCCGAAATTATCAAGAATGTACCATTGAAATTTATCGCTTCCTATTTGGGGATCAAGCCGGAAAGTTTAAGCCGGATCAGGCGGGAGATCATTTCCTAA
- a CDS encoding alpha/beta hydrolase family protein — MADQNGDVSPIRNWVISGDFPFDSAQASGNAFMHHNFLEQAGLEENGITPQQFDDLESLLPLTRDTSRVPYFNFISNQKDKKMAVKYLFATIEAPRDTTVYLLMYAAQYLKVWMNGQHIYTGIERQRQRKLYEEYIPVQLRKGSNRLQVKIGVKDLHSSLTHWEFSAAMATEAYARKNFSIEYHSDFVQRSIIDSGRFARIYLGPYSQDASVPYQLKDRKGRMLQTGNLSRMQPDSLNGYRRFIFPETALEQFLVLEVVTGKDTLRQDLFYGRFANFMQQLQNLRSDGLAKFGDVQLERDFAATHERLQRLVGYGLAGENPYVSFWDKSRISVGGELADFCQSLRPGGRADTKFRFGLNSFPSSLDSTIQYYYLHMPVGEKVPLLIMLPFPNENTPLEFSWWISNLDELNKTKWLADLYGFAVMWVDLRGATGTHAISSADLAETFSAASRRFSIDPDRVFVVGSSAGCATALMHAARRPDIFAGCALFGPTMSADTGGLTSLEQRMHPLVVSPNLHNAHVFVQSSEKDEKAPAAQVRQFYDLHFSRFRTSALVMTPEGSHYVSTTERAHDVFRFFADKKRVTSPDTIRFTTFSHLYTGSAWLRIQPATCGAAASVDAHIARDSIFIETRNVWQVAIRLSDLPSAARRFPILLNHQPARIVHSKDTAVVLLDAGVASAHNAHTISEVYSDAFIIVGNDENGALADSLVRHWQNRSWTNCRHIHERDLSPEMLKTHHLIVPGTYSGHSGLKKIPRPENPDRKNTLEITVSPNPYNPAKLLLTVFTDDMARPLPFRDLSLEGGYCYLDYEWAGQQYFHRRRVVAGTAAPRPAN; from the coding sequence ATGGCGGATCAAAACGGCGACGTATCCCCGATCCGGAACTGGGTAATTTCCGGCGATTTTCCTTTCGATTCCGCGCAGGCATCCGGCAATGCTTTCATGCATCACAATTTCCTGGAACAGGCCGGGTTGGAAGAAAACGGCATCACACCGCAACAATTCGACGACCTGGAAAGTTTGCTACCGCTGACGCGGGACACGAGCCGCGTCCCTTACTTCAACTTCATTTCCAACCAGAAGGATAAGAAAATGGCCGTCAAATACCTGTTTGCCACTATCGAAGCGCCCAGGGACACCACAGTGTATTTGCTCATGTATGCTGCGCAGTATCTGAAAGTATGGATGAACGGGCAACATATCTACACCGGCATCGAAAGGCAGCGCCAGCGCAAATTGTATGAGGAATATATACCAGTTCAACTCCGGAAAGGCAGTAACCGGCTGCAGGTGAAGATCGGGGTGAAAGACCTGCATTCGTCGCTGACGCATTGGGAGTTCAGTGCCGCCATGGCCACGGAGGCGTATGCGCGGAAGAATTTCTCCATTGAATACCATTCCGATTTCGTGCAGCGGTCTATCATCGACAGTGGCCGATTTGCCCGGATTTACCTGGGCCCCTATTCCCAGGACGCTTCCGTCCCCTATCAGCTGAAAGACCGCAAGGGGCGCATGTTGCAGACGGGCAACCTGTCGCGCATGCAACCGGATTCGCTGAACGGCTACAGGCGGTTCATTTTCCCGGAAACGGCCCTGGAGCAATTTCTCGTGCTGGAAGTGGTGACCGGGAAGGACACGCTGCGCCAGGACTTATTCTACGGCCGGTTCGCAAACTTTATGCAGCAATTGCAGAACCTCCGGTCAGACGGCCTTGCGAAATTCGGCGATGTGCAGCTGGAAAGGGATTTCGCCGCAACCCATGAACGCCTGCAACGCCTTGTCGGCTATGGGTTGGCCGGAGAAAATCCTTATGTAAGTTTCTGGGACAAAAGCCGCATTTCCGTAGGCGGGGAGCTCGCAGATTTCTGTCAATCCCTCCGGCCGGGAGGCAGAGCAGACACGAAGTTCCGGTTCGGATTGAACAGTTTCCCTTCTTCCCTCGATTCCACTATTCAATATTATTACCTGCACATGCCGGTGGGGGAAAAGGTGCCTTTACTGATCATGCTGCCTTTCCCTAACGAAAACACGCCGCTGGAATTCAGCTGGTGGATTTCCAACCTGGACGAGCTCAACAAAACGAAGTGGCTGGCCGACCTGTACGGGTTCGCCGTGATGTGGGTCGATCTCCGCGGCGCCACGGGCACACATGCCATTTCCTCAGCCGACCTTGCCGAAACGTTTTCTGCCGCATCCCGGCGGTTTTCCATTGATCCGGACCGTGTTTTTGTTGTGGGCAGCAGTGCCGGTTGCGCTACAGCCCTGATGCATGCCGCCCGGCGACCGGATATTTTTGCGGGATGCGCGCTGTTCGGGCCAACAATGTCGGCTGACACCGGCGGACTTACCAGCCTGGAACAGCGGATGCATCCCCTGGTGGTTTCGCCCAACCTGCATAATGCACATGTTTTTGTTCAAAGCAGTGAAAAGGACGAAAAGGCTCCAGCGGCGCAGGTCCGCCAGTTTTACGACCTTCATTTCAGCAGGTTCCGGACTTCTGCGTTGGTCATGACGCCGGAAGGAAGCCACTACGTGTCGACTACGGAGCGCGCGCATGACGTTTTCCGTTTTTTCGCGGATAAGAAAAGAGTTACCTCCCCCGATACCATTCGGTTTACCACATTCAGCCACCTGTATACCGGCAGTGCGTGGCTGCGCATTCAGCCGGCGACCTGCGGGGCTGCCGCGAGCGTTGACGCGCACATTGCCCGCGACAGTATTTTCATCGAAACCCGGAATGTTTGGCAGGTGGCCATCCGCCTGAGCGATCTTCCATCCGCAGCGCGCCGGTTCCCCATCCTGCTCAATCATCAACCGGCCCGGATCGTACATTCGAAAGATACGGCCGTCGTACTGCTGGACGCCGGTGTTGCCAGCGCCCATAACGCACATACGATCAGCGAGGTGTACAGCGACGCGTTTATCATCGTGGGGAACGACGAGAACGGGGCGCTGGCCGATTCCCTTGTGCGGCACTGGCAGAACCGGTCGTGGACGAACTGCCGGCATATTCACGAAAGGGATCTCAGTCCGGAGATGCTCAAAACCCACCATCTCATCGTTCCCGGTACCTATAGCGGGCACAGCGGATTGAAGAAAATCCCCCGGCCCGAAAACCCCGATCGCAAGAATACGCTGGAGATAACCGTATCGCCCAATCCCTATAATCCCGCGAAACTATTGCTCACCGTGTTTACCGACGATATGGCGCGCCCCCTCCCCTTCCGCGACCTCTCGCTCGAGGGCGGCTATTGCTACCTGGATTATGAATGGGCCGGCCAGCAATACTTCCACCGGCGCCGGGTAGTAGCGGGCACCGCAGCCCCGCGGCCTGCAAATTAA
- a CDS encoding sodium:proton antiporter, with amino-acid sequence MELYYSFSILICLASLFAYINHRFMKLPSTIGIMLMAILVSIGIRFAGNSIFPGMTGKLMKLLTEFDFTEVLMGAMLNFLLFAGAIHVNFADLKKQRLPVLTFSTLSVILSTFVIGFVLHFIVPWFGIDLPFIYCLLFGALISPTDPIAVLGILKKADVPKSLETKIAGESLFNDGVAVVLFAVILQLAESATMDVSLAHVSWLLAKEALGGLALGAILGFSASKAIKSIDDYIISALITMSVVMGGYMIAHTMHISGPLTMVAAGLIIGNFGRRVAMSNQTRDYLAKFWELIDEILNAILFLFIGFELLMIKDLESYWLISTFTILVVLFARFLSIYLPSLVVPFNPPLSRGSLTILVWGGLRGGVSIALVLSLASGPYKEILLEMTYFVVVFSIMVQGLSVGKVAGKVLN; translated from the coding sequence ATGGAGTTATACTATTCGTTTTCGATCCTTATCTGTTTGGCGTCGTTGTTCGCGTACATCAATCACCGGTTCATGAAACTGCCTTCCACCATCGGGATTATGCTGATGGCGATCTTGGTTTCGATCGGGATCCGCTTCGCGGGAAACTCGATTTTCCCGGGTATGACGGGGAAACTGATGAAATTGTTGACCGAGTTCGACTTCACGGAAGTATTGATGGGCGCCATGTTGAACTTCCTGCTGTTCGCAGGTGCCATCCATGTGAATTTCGCCGATCTGAAAAAGCAGCGCCTCCCGGTGCTGACGTTTTCCACGCTCAGTGTGATCCTTTCCACCTTCGTTATCGGCTTCGTGCTGCATTTCATTGTTCCCTGGTTCGGGATCGATCTGCCTTTTATTTACTGCCTGCTGTTTGGTGCGCTCATCTCGCCGACAGACCCCATCGCCGTACTGGGCATCCTCAAGAAAGCGGACGTTCCCAAATCCCTCGAAACCAAGATCGCCGGAGAATCGCTGTTCAACGATGGCGTGGCCGTTGTACTCTTCGCTGTGATCCTCCAACTCGCGGAATCCGCTACCATGGACGTTTCCCTCGCGCATGTCAGCTGGCTGCTGGCGAAGGAAGCCCTCGGTGGACTGGCACTCGGCGCCATCCTCGGTTTCTCCGCATCCAAAGCCATCAAATCCATCGACGATTACATCATTTCAGCGCTCATCACCATGTCTGTCGTAATGGGCGGCTACATGATCGCGCATACCATGCATATTTCCGGTCCGCTCACCATGGTGGCCGCCGGTTTGATTATCGGGAACTTCGGCCGAAGGGTTGCTATGTCGAACCAAACGCGCGATTATCTGGCCAAGTTCTGGGAACTGATCGACGAGATCCTGAACGCGATTCTGTTCCTTTTCATCGGGTTCGAACTGCTCATGATCAAAGACCTCGAAAGTTACTGGTTAATTTCCACATTCACCATCCTCGTGGTGCTGTTTGCCCGGTTCCTGTCGATCTATCTGCCATCGCTCGTGGTGCCGTTCAATCCGCCACTGTCGCGGGGCTCGCTGACCATTTTGGTATGGGGCGGCCTTCGGGGCGGTGTTTCCATTGCGCTGGTACTTTCGCTGGCCAGCGGGCCTTACAAGGAAATCCTGCTGGAGATGACTTACTTCGTGGTAGTGTTTTCTATCATGGTGCAGGGTTTGAGCGTGGGGAAAGTGGCCGGGAAAGTGCTGAACTAA
- a CDS encoding amidohydrolase family protein, with the protein MKTIRKYAWIAGVAMLTACKETTSAQSQPLLLRDVTLIDGNGGAPQEHIDILMQDGSIARIGTGLDTNGVSVLRLSGKTVMPALISAHVHVGTLKDSANDGRFYTRENVLRHLEKYQDFGVLQVLVMGTDRPLLFESGLADSSLKGLAPGARLHSAGYGFGVSGGAPPAAFGMDLVQRPATPEEAAAQVAALARLPVKTIKMWVDNAGPGKPKMDPSVYHALIGAAHENGMKAAAHLYYIADAKQLVKDGIDIIAHSIRDREVDDTLVAEMKEKGVVYIPTLALDKFAVAYGDTPAWVNDPFFRKSLEPGALAFITSPQYKNNIRNNSNYPDKIRALETALKNAYKLHKAGVLVALGTDSGASPARAQGFSEHLELVLLVEAGFTPLEAITVGTKNAAKAMRVDADYGTVEVGKKADLLVLNENPALHIEGTQSIYRVFKAGREVSKGPLEP; encoded by the coding sequence ATGAAGACTATCCGAAAATATGCCTGGATCGCCGGCGTGGCGATGTTGACCGCCTGCAAGGAAACCACCTCCGCTCAGTCGCAACCGCTGCTGCTCCGGGATGTTACGTTAATAGATGGAAACGGTGGCGCACCACAGGAACATATCGATATTTTGATGCAGGATGGAAGTATCGCCCGGATCGGCACTGGCCTGGATACGAACGGGGTTTCCGTGTTGCGCCTATCGGGGAAAACGGTGATGCCGGCCCTTATCAGCGCGCATGTGCACGTGGGCACGCTGAAGGATTCGGCGAACGACGGCCGTTTTTATACCCGCGAAAATGTGCTCCGGCATCTCGAAAAGTACCAGGATTTCGGGGTGCTGCAGGTGCTCGTGATGGGGACAGACAGGCCGCTGCTTTTCGAAAGCGGATTGGCGGATTCCTCGCTGAAAGGGCTCGCCCCCGGCGCAAGGCTGCACTCCGCCGGATATGGTTTCGGTGTTTCGGGCGGCGCGCCGCCCGCAGCTTTCGGGATGGACCTCGTACAGCGCCCCGCCACACCGGAGGAAGCAGCAGCGCAGGTGGCAGCTCTCGCACGGCTTCCGGTAAAAACGATCAAGATGTGGGTGGATAATGCCGGGCCGGGGAAACCGAAAATGGATCCTTCCGTATATCATGCATTGATCGGCGCGGCACATGAAAACGGGATGAAAGCCGCCGCCCATCTGTATTATATCGCAGACGCGAAGCAACTCGTCAAAGATGGGATCGATATCATCGCGCACAGCATCCGCGACCGCGAAGTGGACGATACATTGGTGGCGGAAATGAAGGAAAAGGGAGTGGTGTACATCCCGACGCTCGCGCTGGATAAATTTGCGGTTGCATACGGAGATACGCCCGCCTGGGTGAACGATCCGTTTTTCCGGAAATCCCTCGAGCCAGGTGCCCTCGCATTCATCACGTCTCCCCAATACAAAAACAATATCCGCAACAACTCCAATTACCCCGATAAAATACGCGCGCTGGAAACAGCCTTGAAAAATGCGTATAAACTCCACAAAGCGGGCGTGCTCGTGGCATTGGGGACCGATTCGGGTGCCAGCCCCGCGCGGGCGCAGGGTTTTTCGGAACACCTGGAGCTGGTATTGCTGGTGGAGGCCGGTTTTACACCGCTGGAAGCGATCACGGTTGGCACTAAAAATGCAGCAAAAGCCATGCGGGTAGACGCGGATTACGGTACCGTCGAAGTGGGAAAAAAAGCGGATCTGCTGGTATTGAACGAAAATCCGGCGCTCCATATCGAAGGCACGCAAAGTATTTACCGGGTCTTCAAAGCAGGACGGGAAGTGAGCAAAGGCCCGCTGGAACCATAA